One Actinoplanes missouriensis 431 DNA segment encodes these proteins:
- a CDS encoding DUF2631 domain-containing protein — translation MAAEEHHEEVYAPDQLKPGNRKRATKGAIISAVVLLMFFWGNQQGNTEKVWLVVLAVGLIVVLVGDAVLRKIGLRPNDQ, via the coding sequence GTGGCTGCCGAGGAACACCACGAAGAGGTCTACGCGCCGGACCAGCTCAAGCCGGGCAACCGCAAGCGGGCCACCAAGGGCGCGATCATCTCGGCCGTCGTCCTGCTGATGTTCTTCTGGGGCAACCAGCAGGGCAACACCGAGAAGGTGTGGCTCGTGGTGCTGGCGGTCGGTCTGATCGTCGTCCTCGTCGGCGACGCGGTGCTGCGCAAGATCGGCCTGCGGCCCAACGATCAGTAA